The Rheinheimera mangrovi genome contains the following window.
ACATCCTGACTGATTTTCATCGAACAAAACTTAGGGCCACACATAGAACAAAAGTGCGCTACTTTGCCGGATTCCTGGGGCAGGGTTTGGTCGTGATAAGAGCGGGCGCGTTCCGGATCTAAACTTAAATTAAACTGATCCTGCCATCGGAACTCAAAACGGGCTTTGGATAAAGCATCATCCCGTATTTGTGCCCCTGGATGGCCTTTGGCTAAATCGGCAGCATGGGCAGCAATTTTGTAGGCAATCAAACCTTCTTTGACATCGTTTTTATCAGGTAAACCCAAATGCTCCTTGGGCGTGACATAACACAGCATAGCGCAGCCATACCAGCCAATCTGAGCGGCACCAATGGCTGAGGTCAGGTGATCGTAACCCGGTGCTATGTCTGTGGTCAGTGGGCCTAAAGTATAAAAAGGCGCTTCGGCGCAGTACTCCAGCTGCAACTGCATATTTTCACGAATAAGCTGCATAGGCACATGGCCCGGGCCTTCCACCATTACCTGTACCTCTTTAGCCCAGGCGCGGTGGGTCAGTTCGCCTAAGGTTTTCAGCTCGGCAAACTGAGCTTCGTCATTGGCATCGGCTATAGAACCGGGGCGCAGGCCATCACCCAAACTAAAGCTGATATCATAAGCACGCATAATGTCGCAGATATCGTCAAAGTGTTGATATAAAAAGTTTTCTTTGTGATGCGCCAGGCACCATTTGGCCATAATAGAGCCGCCACGCGAGACTATGCCGGTCAGGCGTTTGGCCGTCATAGGCACATAAGCTAAGCGCACTCCGGCGTGAATAGTAAAATAATCCACCCCTTGCTCTGCCTGCTCAATTAAGGTGTCGCGGAATAATTCCCAGCTTAAGTCTTCGGCTATGCCACCAACTTTCTCCAGCGCCTGATACAAAGGCACAGTACCAATAGGCACAGGGCTGTTGCGAATAATCCATTCGCGGGTTTGATGAATATAACGGCCAGTGGATAAATCCATCACAGTATCTGCGCCCCAGCGGGTGGCCCATAGCAGTTTTTCCACTTCTTCTTCGATGGACGAACTAACGGCTGAATTGCCGATATTGGCGTTGACCTTCACCAGAAAGTTGCGGCCGATGATCATGGGTTCAATTTCAGGGTGATTGATATTGGCAGGCAAAATGGCGCGGCCTGCTGCTA
Protein-coding sequences here:
- the thiC gene encoding phosphomethylpyrimidine synthase ThiC — encoded protein: MSENQNRRATRAAAEQFIQQLQGQPYPASRKVYIEGDLPGVKVGMREIALQPSLIGGTKDKPLFQPNAPVRVYDTSGPYSCPDAQIDIRKGLPPLRTNWIKERNDTQLVTDFGSVYSKEQWLDESLQSLRFEALTERRKAKSGVSATQLAYARRGIITPEMEYVAIRENLSRANLAAATEARTQHSTQHPGQSFGAHLPKQITAEFVRQEIAAGRAILPANINHPEIEPMIIGRNFLVKVNANIGNSAVSSSIEEEVEKLLWATRWGADTVMDLSTGRYIHQTREWIIRNSPVPIGTVPLYQALEKVGGIAEDLSWELFRDTLIEQAEQGVDYFTIHAGVRLAYVPMTAKRLTGIVSRGGSIMAKWCLAHHKENFLYQHFDDICDIMRAYDISFSLGDGLRPGSIADANDEAQFAELKTLGELTHRAWAKEVQVMVEGPGHVPMQLIRENMQLQLEYCAEAPFYTLGPLTTDIAPGYDHLTSAIGAAQIGWYGCAMLCYVTPKEHLGLPDKNDVKEGLIAYKIAAHAADLAKGHPGAQIRDDALSKARFEFRWQDQFNLSLDPERARSYHDQTLPQESGKVAHFCSMCGPKFCSMKISQDVRDYAASIEVKQLDTEQQQAEMQKKAQQFRESGAELYHGSDSKLEEPQL